One Leclercia pneumoniae genomic region harbors:
- a CDS encoding carbon starvation CstA family protein produces the protein MDTKKLLKHVPWALLGILGAFCLAVVALRRGEHVSALWIVVASVSVYLVAYRYYSLYIAQKVMKLDPTRATPAVINNDGLNYVPTNRYVLFGHHFAAIAGAGPLVGPVLAAQMGYLPGTLWLLAGVVLAGAVQDFMVLFISSRRNGSSLGEMIKEEMGRVPGTIALFGCFLIMIIILAVLALIVVKALAESPWGVFTVCSTVPIALFMGIYMRFLRPGRVGEVSVIGIVLLVASIYFGGIIAHDPYWGPALTFKDTTITFALIGYAFISALLPVWLILAPRDYLATFLKIGVIVGLAIGIVIINPELKMPAVTQYIDGTGPLWKGALFPFLFITIACGAVSGFHALIASGTTPKLMANETDARFIGYGAMLMESFVAIMALVAASIIEPGLYFAMNTPPAGLGITMPNLHEMGGENTAMIMAQLREASAHAAATVSSWGFVISPEQIMQTAKDIGEPSVLNRAGGAPTLAVGIAHVFHKVLPWADMGFWYHFGILFEALFILTALDAGTRAGRFMLQDLLGNFVPFLKKTDSLVAGVLGTAGCVGLWGYLLYQGVVDPLGGVKSLWPLFGISNQMLAAVALVLGTVVLVKMKRTKYIWVTVVPACWLLLCTTWALGLKLFSSNPQLEGFFFMANQYKEKIAAGGADLTAQQIANMNHIVVNNYTNAGLSILFLVVVYSIIFYGIKTWMKVRNTDGRTDKETPYVPVPEGGVKTSSHH, from the coding sequence ATGGATACCAAAAAACTACTTAAGCACGTGCCCTGGGCGCTCCTCGGGATCCTCGGCGCTTTCTGTCTGGCAGTGGTTGCACTACGCCGGGGCGAGCACGTTAGCGCCCTGTGGATCGTGGTCGCCTCCGTCTCTGTCTATTTAGTGGCCTACCGCTACTACAGCTTATACATCGCGCAGAAGGTCATGAAGCTCGACCCTACGCGCGCTACCCCGGCGGTCATTAATAATGACGGCCTGAACTACGTGCCAACTAACCGCTACGTGCTGTTTGGCCACCACTTTGCCGCGATCGCCGGCGCGGGTCCGCTGGTCGGCCCGGTACTGGCCGCGCAGATGGGCTACCTGCCGGGTACCCTCTGGCTGCTCGCAGGCGTAGTGCTGGCAGGCGCGGTGCAGGACTTTATGGTGCTGTTTATCTCCTCGCGCCGTAACGGCTCCTCGCTGGGTGAGATGATCAAAGAAGAGATGGGCCGCGTGCCGGGGACTATCGCCCTGTTCGGCTGCTTCCTGATTATGATCATCATCCTCGCGGTGCTGGCCCTGATCGTGGTGAAAGCGCTGGCTGAAAGTCCGTGGGGCGTCTTTACCGTCTGCTCTACCGTACCAATTGCGCTCTTTATGGGCATTTACATGCGCTTCCTGCGCCCTGGCCGCGTAGGCGAGGTGTCGGTGATTGGTATCGTGCTGCTGGTGGCCTCAATCTACTTTGGCGGCATCATCGCCCACGACCCTTACTGGGGCCCGGCACTGACCTTCAAAGACACCACCATTACCTTTGCGCTGATTGGCTATGCGTTCATCTCCGCCCTGCTGCCGGTCTGGCTGATCCTGGCCCCGCGTGACTATCTGGCCACCTTCCTGAAAATCGGCGTTATCGTGGGCCTGGCGATCGGGATTGTGATCATCAACCCTGAGCTGAAAATGCCGGCGGTCACCCAGTACATCGATGGTACCGGTCCGCTGTGGAAGGGGGCGCTGTTCCCGTTCCTGTTTATCACCATCGCCTGTGGCGCCGTGTCTGGCTTCCACGCACTCATCGCTTCCGGCACCACGCCGAAGCTGATGGCTAACGAAACTGACGCGCGCTTTATCGGTTATGGCGCGATGCTGATGGAGTCCTTTGTGGCGATCATGGCGCTGGTTGCAGCCTCCATTATCGAACCGGGTCTCTACTTTGCGATGAACACCCCGCCAGCCGGTCTGGGCATCACCATGCCAAACCTGCATGAGATGGGCGGCGAAAATACCGCAATGATCATGGCGCAGCTGAGAGAGGCCAGCGCACATGCGGCGGCAACCGTCAGCTCCTGGGGCTTTGTGATCTCGCCTGAGCAGATCATGCAGACCGCGAAAGACATCGGCGAACCATCGGTACTGAACCGTGCTGGCGGCGCACCGACGCTGGCTGTGGGTATCGCCCACGTTTTCCACAAAGTGCTGCCGTGGGCGGACATGGGCTTCTGGTACCACTTCGGTATTCTGTTTGAAGCGCTGTTTATCCTCACCGCGCTGGACGCGGGTACCCGTGCAGGCCGCTTTATGCTGCAGGATTTACTCGGTAACTTCGTGCCGTTCCTGAAGAAAACCGATTCCCTGGTGGCGGGCGTTCTGGGTACCGCGGGCTGCGTCGGTCTGTGGGGTTACCTGCTGTATCAGGGCGTGGTCGATCCACTGGGCGGCGTGAAGAGCCTGTGGCCGCTGTTCGGTATCTCTAACCAGATGCTGGCGGCCGTGGCGCTGGTGCTTGGCACCGTGGTACTGGTGAAGATGAAGCGCACCAAATACATCTGGGTGACGGTAGTACCGGCCTGCTGGCTGCTGCTCTGCACGACCTGGGCGCTGGGCCTGAAGCTCTTCAGTTCCAACCCACAGCTGGAAGGCTTCTTCTTTATGGCTAACCAGTACAAAGAGAAGATTGCCGCTGGCGGCGCGGATCTGACCGCGCAGCAGATTGCCAACATGAACCATATCGTGGTGAACAACTATACCAACGCAGGTCTGAGTATTCTGTTCCTGGTGGTGGTGTATAGCATTATCTTCTACGGCATCAAAACCTGGATGAAAGTGCGTAATACCGACGGTCGTACGGATAAAGAGACCCCATACGTGCCGGTACCGGAAGGCGGCGTGAAGACCTCTTCACACCATTAA
- a CDS encoding helix-turn-helix transcriptional regulator gives MTIPSRSRSAERLVDILMELHLHGVVSRHALMHKFNITERTVYRDLNALSPIVEHTGGGQYRLIHAVQNSAGQGLHHTIANFLNADSFFPDRGTEFWQKLESRVDESYIQILNNDAEHSVENDIRRYLPSIEKSIKNRNVCKIVYKDKNRTVHPYKLINKKNIWYLQATENGRLKSFSLSQIKWLDIQNATFSPEEHAIALLEKNLSPWVAEDTFEVKIFINNTISHYFRRRNLLPQQEILEDHAQGTTIRCMAAHENQILPLIFYWLPNIQVLEPAWLKQKMVKTLESYLTPET, from the coding sequence ATGACAATTCCGAGCAGGAGTCGATCAGCGGAGAGGCTGGTCGATATTCTGATGGAGCTGCATTTACACGGTGTGGTTAGCCGACATGCCCTGATGCACAAATTTAATATTACTGAGCGGACAGTCTATCGGGACCTCAATGCGCTCTCCCCTATTGTTGAACATACCGGAGGCGGACAATACCGCTTAATCCACGCAGTACAAAACTCAGCCGGACAGGGGTTGCACCACACCATCGCTAACTTCCTGAATGCCGATAGCTTTTTTCCGGACAGAGGCACGGAGTTCTGGCAAAAACTGGAGTCACGCGTCGACGAGAGTTATATTCAAATCCTTAACAATGATGCCGAACATTCGGTCGAAAACGATATCCGACGATATTTACCGTCGATTGAGAAATCGATTAAAAATCGTAATGTTTGCAAGATCGTTTATAAAGACAAAAATCGTACTGTTCACCCCTATAAACTGATTAACAAAAAGAACATCTGGTATTTGCAGGCGACTGAAAATGGCCGTTTGAAATCGTTTTCTTTAAGCCAGATTAAATGGCTCGATATTCAGAATGCCACTTTTAGCCCTGAAGAACACGCGATAGCGCTGCTGGAAAAGAACCTTAGCCCGTGGGTTGCGGAAGATACTTTCGAAGTGAAAATATTTATTAACAATACTATCTCGCACTACTTTCGCCGCCGCAATTTGCTGCCGCAGCAAGAGATTCTGGAAGATCACGCTCAGGGCACCACTATTCGCTGCATGGCGGCACACGAGAATCAGATCCTGCCGCTGATTTTCTACTGGCTGCCCAATATTCAGGTACTGGAGCCCGCGTGGCTTAAGCAAAAGATGGTCAAAACGCTGGAGAGCTACCTGACGCCCGAAACCTGA
- a CDS encoding 4-hydroxyphenylacetate 3-monooxygenase reductase subunit: MQLDEQRLRFRDAMASLSAAVNIVTTEGEAGRCGITATAVCSVTDTPPSVMVCLNANSAMNPVFQGNGKLCINVLNHEQELMARHFAGMTGMAMEERFSLSCWQKGLLGQPLLKGALASLEGEISQVQTIGTHLVYLVVIKNIVLAEEGHGLIYFKRRFHPVMMALEAAL, translated from the coding sequence ATGCAATTAGATGAACAACGCCTGCGTTTTCGCGACGCGATGGCCAGCCTGTCGGCGGCGGTCAACATTGTCACCACTGAGGGTGAGGCGGGACGCTGTGGCATTACCGCGACGGCGGTCTGCTCGGTTACTGATACGCCACCGTCCGTAATGGTGTGCCTCAATGCCAATAGCGCCATGAACCCGGTCTTTCAGGGTAACGGCAAACTGTGCATTAACGTGCTAAACCATGAACAGGAGCTGATGGCCCGCCACTTCGCCGGGATGACTGGCATGGCGATGGAAGAGCGGTTCAGCCTCTCCTGCTGGCAGAAAGGGCTGCTGGGTCAGCCGCTACTAAAAGGGGCGCTGGCAAGCCTTGAAGGCGAAATCAGCCAGGTACAGACCATCGGTACCCATCTGGTCTATCTGGTGGTGATCAAAAATATTGTCCTGGCTGAAGAGGGCCACGGGCTCATCTACTTTAAACGCCGTTTCCACCCGGTCATGATGGCACTGGAAGCCGCGCTTTAA
- the hpaB gene encoding 4-hydroxyphenylacetate 3-monooxygenase, oxygenase component, with protein MKPEDFRADAKRPLTGEEYLKSLQDGREIYIYGERVKDVTTHPAFRNAAASIAQMYDALHKPEMQDTLCWGTDTGSGGYTHKFFRVAKSADDLRQQRDAIAEWSRLSYGWMGRTPDYKAAFGCALGANPAFYGQFEQNARNWYTRIQETGLYFNHAIVNPPIDRHKPADEVKDVYIKLEKETDAGIIVSGAKVVATNSALTHYNMIGFGSAQVMGENPDFALMFVAPMDAEGVKLISRASYEMVAGATGSPYDYPLSSRFDENDAILVMDHVLIPWENVLIYRDFDRCRRWTMEGGFARMYPLQACVRLAVKLDFITALLKKSLECTGTLEFRGVQADLGEVVAWRNMFWALSDSMCSEATPWVNGAYLPDHAALQTYRVMAPMAYAKIKNIIERNVTSGLIYLPSSARDLNNPQIDQYLAKYVRGSNGMDHVERIKILKLMWDAIGSEFGGRHELYEINYSGSQDEIRLQCLRQAQSSGNMDKMMAMVDRCMSEYDQHGWTVPHLHNNSDINMLDKLLK; from the coding sequence ATGAAGCCTGAAGATTTCCGCGCCGATGCCAAACGCCCGCTCACCGGCGAAGAGTATTTAAAAAGCCTGCAGGATGGCCGCGAGATTTATATCTACGGCGAACGCGTTAAAGACGTCACTACCCATCCGGCATTTCGTAACGCGGCGGCGTCTATCGCACAGATGTACGACGCGCTGCACAAGCCTGAGATGCAGGATACCCTCTGCTGGGGCACCGACACCGGCAGCGGCGGTTACACCCACAAATTCTTCCGGGTGGCGAAAAGCGCCGATGACCTGCGCCAGCAGCGTGATGCCATCGCCGAGTGGTCCCGCCTGAGCTACGGCTGGATGGGCCGCACGCCTGACTACAAAGCGGCTTTCGGCTGCGCGCTGGGGGCTAACCCGGCGTTCTACGGCCAGTTCGAGCAGAACGCCCGTAACTGGTACACCCGCATTCAGGAGACCGGCCTGTACTTTAACCACGCCATCGTCAACCCGCCGATCGACCGCCACAAACCGGCGGACGAGGTTAAAGATGTCTACATCAAGCTGGAGAAAGAGACCGACGCGGGGATCATCGTCAGCGGCGCGAAAGTGGTGGCAACCAACTCGGCGCTGACCCACTACAACATGATCGGCTTTGGCTCCGCACAGGTGATGGGCGAAAACCCGGACTTCGCGCTGATGTTCGTCGCGCCGATGGATGCCGAGGGCGTGAAGCTGATCTCCCGCGCCTCCTACGAGATGGTGGCCGGTGCCACCGGCTCGCCGTATGACTATCCACTCTCCAGCCGCTTCGACGAGAACGATGCGATCCTGGTGATGGATCATGTGCTGATCCCGTGGGAGAACGTGCTGATCTACCGCGATTTCGATCGCTGCCGCCGCTGGACCATGGAGGGAGGATTTGCCCGCATGTACCCGCTGCAGGCCTGCGTACGTCTGGCGGTGAAGCTCGATTTCATCACCGCCCTGCTGAAAAAATCGCTGGAGTGTACCGGCACCCTAGAGTTTCGCGGCGTGCAGGCCGATCTTGGCGAAGTAGTGGCCTGGCGCAACATGTTCTGGGCATTGAGCGACTCCATGTGCTCGGAGGCGACCCCGTGGGTCAACGGTGCGTACCTGCCGGACCACGCGGCGCTCCAGACCTACCGCGTGATGGCCCCAATGGCCTACGCCAAAATCAAAAATATTATTGAGCGCAACGTCACCAGCGGCCTGATCTACCTGCCGTCCAGCGCCCGGGATCTCAACAACCCGCAGATCGACCAGTATCTGGCGAAGTACGTGCGTGGCTCCAACGGTATGGATCACGTCGAGCGCATCAAGATCCTGAAACTGATGTGGGATGCCATCGGCAGCGAATTCGGTGGCCGCCACGAGCTGTATGAGATCAACTACTCCGGCAGCCAGGATGAGATCCGCCTGCAGTGCCTGCGCCAGGCGCAAAGCTCCGGCAACATGGACAAGATGATGGCGATGGTCGACCGCTGCATGTCCGAGTACGACCAGCACGGCTGGACCGTGCCGCACCTGCACAACAACTCCGATATCAACATGCTGGACAAGCTGCTGAAATAA
- the hpaA gene encoding 4-hydroxyphenylacetate catabolism regulatory protein HpaA: MCQSPIANIDISKEYDESLGTDDVHYQSFSRMAAFFGRDMQAHRHDQYFQMHFLDTGQIELQLDDHRYSVQAPLFVLTPPSVPHAFITESDSDGHVLTVREDLIWPLLEVLYPGTREAFGLPGICLSLADKPDELLALKHYWQLIKRESTAQLPGREHTLVLLAQAVFTLLLRNAKLDDHASSGMRGELKLFQRFTQLIDAHYHQHWTVPEYASELHLTGSRLTDICRRFANRPPKRLIFDRQLREARRLLLFSDSAVNEVAWKLGFKDPAYFARFFNRLVGCSPSAYRAQKVPVTPHPGPLPKGERV; this comes from the coding sequence ATGTGCCAGAGCCCTATCGCCAACATTGATATCAGCAAAGAGTATGACGAAAGCCTGGGCACCGACGATGTGCACTATCAGTCGTTTTCTCGCATGGCGGCCTTCTTTGGCCGCGACATGCAGGCGCACCGGCACGACCAGTATTTTCAGATGCACTTTCTCGATACTGGACAGATTGAGCTGCAGCTTGACGATCACCGCTACTCGGTGCAGGCCCCGCTGTTTGTCCTCACGCCGCCGTCTGTGCCACATGCGTTCATCACCGAATCGGACAGCGACGGCCACGTGCTGACGGTACGCGAGGATCTGATCTGGCCGCTGCTGGAGGTGCTCTATCCCGGCACCCGGGAGGCGTTCGGCCTGCCGGGGATCTGCCTCTCGCTGGCCGATAAACCGGACGAGCTTTTGGCGCTAAAACACTACTGGCAGTTGATAAAGCGCGAATCCACCGCGCAGCTGCCCGGCCGCGAGCATACGCTGGTACTTTTAGCCCAGGCGGTCTTTACGTTGCTGCTGCGCAACGCGAAGCTCGACGACCATGCTTCAAGCGGCATGCGGGGCGAGCTAAAGCTTTTCCAGCGCTTTACCCAGCTGATTGACGCGCATTACCACCAGCACTGGACGGTGCCGGAATACGCCAGCGAGCTGCATCTCACCGGATCGCGCCTGACGGATATCTGCCGCCGCTTCGCCAACCGCCCGCCAAAACGGCTGATCTTCGACCGTCAGCTGCGCGAGGCCAGACGGCTGCTGCTTTTTTCCGACAGCGCGGTGAACGAGGTGGCCTGGAAGCTCGGCTTTAAAGACCCGGCCTATTTTGCTAGATTTTTCAATCGGTTAGTTGGGTGTTCACCGAGCGCGTATCGGGCGCAGAAAGTACCGGTTACCCCTCACCCCGGCCCTCTCCCCAAAGGGGAGAGGGTGTAA
- the hpaX gene encoding 4-hydroxyphenylacetate permease yields MTTSTLQDEKAVEHRAINKLFRRLIVFLFILFVFSFLDRINIGFAGLTMGKDLGLTSTMFGLAATLFYVTYVLCGIPSNIMLAKVGARRWIASIMVVWGIASTCTMFATSPETLYGLRMLVGIAEAGFLPGILVYLTWWFPAYHRARANALFMIAMPVTMMLGSILSGYILAMDGLWNLKGWQWLFLLEGLPSVVLGVVTWFYLNDTPDQASWLDEDEKRALKTMIAREQELAIAHPSTPRSTLREVLTPAVLLYTLAYFCLTNTLSAINIWTPQILQSFNTGSSNIVIGLLAAIPQFCTILGMIWWSRRSDRLKERKKHTILPYLFAAAGWMLASATDHGLIQLLGIIMASTGSFTAMAIFWTTPDRVISLQSRAVALAVINAIGNVGSAVSPLLIGILRDATGSFSSGLWFVAGLLVVGALVLTRIPMTQQDQQRNDHVPEPYRQH; encoded by the coding sequence ATGACGACCTCTACCCTGCAAGATGAAAAAGCCGTTGAACATCGTGCCATTAACAAGCTGTTCCGTCGTTTGATCGTGTTTCTCTTTATTCTGTTTGTCTTTTCCTTCCTTGACCGCATCAACATCGGCTTTGCCGGGCTGACGATGGGCAAGGATCTGGGCCTGACCTCTACCATGTTTGGCCTGGCCGCCACGCTGTTTTACGTCACCTATGTCCTGTGCGGGATCCCGAGCAACATCATGCTGGCGAAGGTAGGTGCGCGCCGCTGGATCGCCAGCATCATGGTGGTATGGGGCATCGCCTCCACCTGTACGATGTTCGCCACCAGCCCGGAAACCCTCTACGGCCTGCGCATGCTGGTGGGGATTGCCGAAGCCGGCTTCCTGCCGGGGATCCTGGTCTATCTTACCTGGTGGTTCCCGGCATACCATCGCGCCCGCGCCAACGCGCTGTTTATGATCGCTATGCCGGTCACCATGATGCTCGGCTCGATCCTCTCCGGCTATATTCTGGCGATGGACGGCTTGTGGAACCTGAAAGGCTGGCAGTGGCTGTTCCTGCTGGAGGGGCTGCCCTCCGTGGTGCTCGGGGTGGTGACCTGGTTTTATCTTAACGACACACCGGACCAGGCGAGCTGGCTGGACGAGGACGAAAAGCGGGCGCTGAAAACAATGATCGCCCGTGAGCAGGAGCTGGCCATTGCGCACCCTTCCACCCCGCGCTCGACGCTGCGCGAGGTGTTAACCCCGGCGGTGCTGCTCTACACGCTGGCCTACTTCTGTCTGACCAACACCCTGAGCGCCATCAACATCTGGACGCCGCAGATCCTCCAGAGCTTCAACACTGGCAGCAGCAATATCGTGATCGGCCTGCTGGCGGCGATCCCCCAGTTCTGTACCATCCTCGGGATGATCTGGTGGAGCCGCCGCTCCGACAGGCTAAAAGAGCGAAAAAAGCACACCATCCTGCCGTACCTGTTCGCCGCGGCGGGCTGGATGCTGGCCTCCGCAACGGATCACGGCCTGATCCAGCTGCTTGGCATCATTATGGCCTCAACCGGATCCTTTACCGCTATGGCGATCTTCTGGACCACCCCGGATCGGGTCATTAGCCTGCAGTCCCGGGCGGTGGCGCTGGCGGTGATCAACGCCATCGGTAACGTCGGATCGGCCGTCAGTCCGCTGCTGATCGGCATTCTGCGCGACGCGACCGGCAGCTTTAGCTCAGGTTTGTGGTTTGTCGCCGGGCTGCTGGTGGTTGGCGCGCTCGTGCTGACCCGTATTCCGATGACGCAGCAGGATCAACAGAGGAACGACCATGTGCCAGAGCCCTATCGCCAACATTGA
- the hpaI gene encoding 4-hydroxy-2-oxoheptanedioate aldolase, whose amino-acid sequence MQNAFKTALKAGTPQIGLWLGLTSSYSAELLAGAGFDWLLIDGEHAPNSVQTVLTQLQAIAPYASQPVVRPSWNDPVQIKQLLDVGAQTLLVPMVQNADEARLAVSATRYPPAGIRGVGSALARASRWNRIPDYLQQANDAMCVLVQIETREALKNLPQILDVEGVDGVFIGPADLSADMGFAGNPQHPEVQAAIERAIAQIREAGKAPGILMANEALAKRYLELGALFVAVGVDTTLLARSAEALAARFIDKPVTSVNNNKSVY is encoded by the coding sequence ATGCAAAACGCATTCAAAACGGCACTGAAAGCCGGAACACCGCAAATCGGTTTGTGGCTGGGACTGACCAGCAGCTACAGCGCGGAACTGCTGGCGGGCGCAGGCTTCGACTGGCTGCTGATCGACGGAGAGCACGCCCCGAACAGCGTGCAGACGGTTTTAACCCAGCTGCAGGCCATCGCCCCCTATGCCAGCCAGCCGGTGGTACGCCCGTCATGGAACGATCCGGTGCAGATCAAACAGCTGCTGGACGTGGGGGCGCAAACGCTGCTGGTGCCGATGGTGCAGAACGCCGACGAAGCCCGTCTGGCGGTGAGCGCTACCCGCTATCCGCCTGCGGGTATCCGTGGGGTCGGCAGCGCGCTGGCGCGGGCATCACGCTGGAACCGCATCCCGGATTACCTGCAACAGGCCAACGACGCCATGTGCGTACTGGTGCAAATCGAAACTCGCGAGGCGCTGAAAAACCTGCCGCAGATCCTCGACGTGGAAGGCGTCGACGGCGTGTTTATTGGCCCGGCAGATCTCAGCGCCGACATGGGTTTTGCTGGTAACCCGCAACACCCCGAGGTGCAGGCCGCCATCGAACGGGCCATCGCGCAAATCCGCGAGGCGGGGAAAGCCCCCGGCATTCTGATGGCGAACGAGGCGCTGGCAAAACGCTATCTCGAGCTCGGGGCGCTGTTCGTCGCGGTTGGCGTCGACACTACTCTACTCGCCCGCAGCGCCGAAGCGCTGGCCGCACGCTTTATCGATAAACCGGTTACGTCAGTAAATAACAATAAATCCGTCTACTAA
- the hpaH gene encoding 2-oxo-hept-4-ene-1,7-dioate hydratase has protein sequence MLDKHTHTLIAHRLHQAEQSREQIRAISLEYPEITIEDAYAVQREWVSLKIAEGRVLKGHKIGLTSKAMQASSQISEPDYGALLDDMFFHDGSDIPVDRFIVPRIEVELAFVLAKPLRGPNCTIFDVYNATDYVIPALELIDARCHNVDPETQRPRKVFDTISDNAANAGVILGGRPIKPDELDLRWISALLYRNGVIEETGVAAGVLNHPANGVAWLANKLAPYDVQLEPGQIILGGSFTRPVAASRGDTFHVDYGNMGSISCRFV, from the coding sequence ATGCTCGACAAACATACCCACACCCTGATCGCCCACCGCCTGCATCAGGCGGAACAGTCCCGGGAGCAGATCCGCGCGATCTCGCTGGAGTATCCGGAGATCACCATAGAAGACGCCTACGCTGTTCAGCGCGAATGGGTGAGCCTGAAAATTGCCGAGGGCCGCGTGCTGAAGGGCCATAAGATCGGTCTGACCTCCAAAGCGATGCAGGCCAGCTCGCAGATTAGCGAGCCGGACTATGGCGCGCTGCTGGACGATATGTTCTTCCACGATGGCAGCGACATCCCCGTCGATCGCTTTATCGTCCCGCGCATTGAAGTGGAGCTGGCCTTCGTGCTGGCAAAACCCCTGCGCGGCCCAAACTGCACGATCTTCGACGTCTACAACGCCACGGACTACGTGATCCCCGCCCTGGAACTGATCGACGCCCGCTGTCACAACGTTGATCCTGAAACCCAGCGCCCGCGCAAGGTGTTCGACACCATCTCCGATAACGCCGCCAACGCGGGGGTGATCCTCGGCGGCCGCCCAATTAAGCCCGACGAACTAGATCTGCGCTGGATCTCCGCTCTGCTCTATCGCAACGGCGTCATCGAAGAGACCGGCGTCGCCGCAGGCGTGCTTAACCACCCGGCGAACGGGGTGGCGTGGCTGGCGAACAAGCTCGCGCCGTACGACGTTCAGCTTGAACCCGGCCAGATCATCCTCGGCGGCTCCTTTACCCGCCCGGTTGCCGCCAGCCGGGGCGACACCTTCCACGTGGACTACGGCAACATGGGGTCCATCAGCTGCCGCTTTGTCTAG
- a CDS encoding 5-carboxymethyl-2-hydroxymuconate Delta-isomerase — translation MPHFIAECTDNIREQADLPGLFARVNAALAATGIFPIGGIRSRAHWLDTWQMADGKHDYAFVHMTLKIGAGRSLESRQQVGEMLFALIKDHFAGLMEARYLALSFEIEELHPTLNYKQNNVHALFK, via the coding sequence ATGCCGCACTTTATTGCTGAATGTACCGACAACATCCGCGAGCAGGCCGACCTGCCGGGGCTGTTTGCCAGGGTGAACGCGGCGCTGGCCGCCACGGGTATCTTTCCGATCGGCGGTATCCGCAGCCGCGCCCACTGGCTGGACACCTGGCAGATGGCCGACGGGAAACACGATTATGCCTTCGTGCACATGACGCTGAAGATTGGCGCGGGGCGCAGCCTGGAAAGCCGTCAACAGGTGGGCGAGATGCTGTTTGCGCTGATTAAAGACCATTTCGCCGGGCTGATGGAAGCACGCTATCTGGCACTGTCGTTTGAAATAGAGGAGCTGCATCCGACGCTCAATTACAAGCAAAACAACGTGCACGCGTTGTTTAAATAA
- the hpaD gene encoding 3,4-dihydroxyphenylacetate 2,3-dioxygenase: MGTLALAAKITHVPSMYLSELPGKNHGCRQSAIDGHKEISKRCRELGVDTIIVFDTHWLVNSAYHINCADHFSGVYTSNELPHFIRDMTYDYDGNPELGQLIADEAVKLGVRAKAHNIPSLKLEYGTLVPMRYMNADKHFKVVSISAFCTVHDFADSRRLGEAIVSAIEKYDGTVAVLASGSLSHRFIDDQRAEEGMNSYTREFDRQMDERVVKLWREGQFKEFCSMLPEYADYCYGEGNMHDTVMLLGMLGWDKYDGKVEFLTELFASSGTGQVNAVFPLPA, from the coding sequence ATGGGCACCTTAGCGTTAGCGGCAAAAATCACCCACGTGCCGTCGATGTACCTTTCCGAACTGCCGGGCAAAAACCACGGCTGCCGCCAGTCGGCCATTGACGGGCATAAAGAGATCAGCAAGCGCTGCCGCGAGCTGGGGGTCGATACCATTATCGTCTTCGACACCCACTGGCTGGTGAACAGCGCCTATCACATTAACTGTGCGGACCATTTTTCCGGCGTCTACACCAGCAACGAGCTGCCGCACTTTATCCGCGACATGACCTACGACTACGACGGCAACCCGGAACTCGGGCAGTTGATCGCCGACGAGGCGGTGAAGCTCGGCGTGCGCGCCAAAGCGCACAACATCCCGAGCCTGAAGCTGGAGTACGGCACGCTGGTGCCAATGCGCTACATGAACGCGGATAAGCACTTCAAAGTGGTTTCCATTTCGGCGTTCTGCACCGTTCACGATTTTGCCGACAGCCGCAGGCTCGGCGAGGCCATCGTCAGCGCCATCGAAAAATATGACGGCACCGTGGCGGTACTTGCCAGCGGCTCACTCTCGCACCGCTTCATCGACGACCAGCGCGCGGAAGAAGGGATGAACAGTTACACCCGCGAGTTTGACCGTCAGATGGACGAGCGCGTGGTCAAGCTGTGGCGCGAGGGCCAGTTCAAAGAGTTTTGCAGCATGCTGCCGGAATACGCCGATTACTGCTACGGCGAGGGCAACATGCACGACACGGTGATGCTGCTGGGGATGCTCGGCTGGGACAAATACGACGGCAAAGTGGAGTTCCTCACCGAGCTGTTCGCCAGCTCCGGTACCGGTCAGGTTAACGCCGTTTTCCCGCTGCCCGCGTAA